One Alkaliphilus sp. B6464 genomic window carries:
- a CDS encoding histidine phosphatase family protein, with amino-acid sequence MLNIYLVRHGETEWNIERRLQGWQDSNLTEKGIEDANALHDHLIDIKFDAIYSSPSKRAFKTAEIIAGERKLEIIADNNLREISLGDWEGKTTLEIEKLDPNEYYNFMKAPHLYNRKDLETFVHVQNRALKTINKIVEEKKTGNVLLVTHAVTLKTIMTYFGKRSLENLWDPPYVQNTSVSLIQIENDQPNILLYGDTSHIAAAY; translated from the coding sequence ATGTTGAATATATACTTAGTACGTCATGGGGAGACAGAATGGAATATTGAGAGAAGGCTGCAGGGGTGGCAGGACTCTAACCTAACAGAAAAAGGTATAGAAGATGCAAATGCCTTACATGATCATCTGATTGATATTAAATTTGATGCAATATACTCTAGTCCTAGTAAACGAGCCTTTAAAACTGCTGAAATTATAGCTGGAGAAAGAAAACTAGAGATTATCGCTGACAATAACTTAAGAGAGATTTCTTTAGGAGATTGGGAAGGAAAAACTACTTTGGAGATTGAGAAGTTAGATCCAAATGAGTATTATAACTTTATGAAGGCTCCACATTTATATAATCGTAAAGACCTAGAGACATTCGTGCATGTACAAAATCGTGCATTAAAGACAATAAATAAAATAGTAGAAGAGAAAAAAACAGGAAATGTTTTATTAGTAACTCATGCAGTTACCTTAAAAACAATTATGACTTATTTTGGAAAACGGTCCTTAGAAAATCTATGGGATCCGCCATATGTTCAAAATACAAGTGTAAGTTTAATACAGATCGAAAATGATCAACCTAATATTCTTCTATATGGAGATACTAGTCATATTGCTGCTGCTTACTAA
- a CDS encoding zinc ribbon domain-containing protein YjdM, which produces MTDLPNCPKCNSEYTYEDGSLLVCPECGHEWTLESGNGNSEDKKIIKDANGNVLNDGDSVTVIKDLKVKGSSLVVKIGTKVKNIRLVDGDHDIDCKIDGFGAMKLKSEFVKKA; this is translated from the coding sequence ATGACTGATTTGCCAAATTGTCCAAAATGTAATTCAGAATACACTTACGAAGATGGAAGTCTTTTGGTTTGTCCAGAATGTGGACATGAGTGGACTTTAGAATCAGGAAACGGAAATAGTGAAGATAAAAAGATTATCAAAGATGCAAATGGAAATGTATTAAATGATGGTGATTCTGTAACAGTAATCAAAGATCTTAAAGTAAAAGGAAGTTCATTAGTCGTAAAAATAGGTACAAAAGTAAAAAATATACGTTTAGTTGATGGAGATCATGATATTGATTGTAAAATTGACGGTTTTGGAGCTATGAAATTAAAATCTGAATTTGTTAAAAAGGCATAG
- a CDS encoding DUF3006 domain-containing protein produces the protein MIILDRFEGDYAVIEVDGEMVDIERCLVDEKVKEGDVLIIIDGIYYRDGQATKERKQYIQDKFKDMWED, from the coding sequence ATGATTATATTAGATAGATTTGAAGGGGATTATGCAGTTATTGAAGTAGATGGAGAAATGGTAGATATAGAAAGGTGTCTAGTAGATGAAAAAGTAAAAGAAGGAGATGTCTTAATTATAATAGATGGAATATACTATAGGGATGGCCAAGCTACAAAAGAGAGAAAGCAATACATACAAGATAAATTTAAGGATATGTGGGAAGATTAG
- a CDS encoding ComEC/Rec2 family competence protein, with product MFVKKKVSLVLIISMVILLLFGCAEADPNSILEGEEVSPKVVDGEESAGLKVHFIDVGQGSSAFIVGADGKTMLYDAGGDDENSGRIIVDYIKDIGYEHIDVAVFTHPHADHINGAPTVFKELKVGSVYYPKATHTTRTFENFVEAVSRAGLKFKTAKAGVEIPFGETTAVLVAPISDKYENLNDYSATVKLTWKDTSVLLTGDVEKTSENEMINSEQDLDIDLLFVPHHGSNSSTTDGFLDKTTPDYAVISSGKDNSYGHPHREVMDRLNKRNIKTYNTAEAGTVIATLDGEKIDINTVGKRQVNDQGSNKNGSSNKVVNDKIEMLDVEASISDTKPKQNSSVVLTAKVTSDGKPVEGAKVKILNHYKSKTTPYEGVTDKNGVAEISYEISRASIDFEVKVDVTAVKNNLETKTQVSFTPQ from the coding sequence ATGTTTGTAAAGAAGAAAGTTAGTTTAGTATTAATAATCTCTATGGTTATTCTATTACTATTTGGTTGTGCAGAAGCTGACCCAAATTCAATATTAGAAGGGGAAGAAGTATCTCCTAAAGTTGTTGATGGTGAAGAATCAGCAGGTTTAAAAGTTCACTTTATTGACGTTGGGCAGGGAAGTTCAGCTTTTATTGTTGGAGCAGATGGTAAAACAATGCTTTATGATGCAGGTGGAGATGATGAGAATTCGGGAAGAATTATTGTTGATTACATTAAAGATATCGGATACGAACATATTGATGTAGCCGTATTCACCCATCCCCATGCAGATCATATTAATGGAGCGCCTACGGTGTTTAAAGAATTAAAAGTAGGTTCAGTATATTACCCTAAAGCTACCCATACTACAAGAACCTTTGAGAACTTTGTAGAGGCAGTTAGCAGAGCAGGACTTAAGTTTAAAACTGCTAAAGCTGGAGTTGAGATACCCTTTGGAGAAACGACTGCTGTTTTGGTAGCTCCAATATCGGATAAATATGAAAACCTAAATGATTATAGCGCAACAGTTAAGCTTACATGGAAGGATACCTCTGTATTGTTAACTGGTGATGTAGAAAAAACATCTGAAAATGAGATGATAAATAGTGAGCAGGATTTAGATATAGATCTATTATTTGTGCCACATCATGGATCAAATTCTTCTACAACAGATGGGTTTTTAGATAAAACAACACCTGATTATGCAGTGATATCCTCTGGGAAGGATAACTCCTATGGACATCCTCATCGTGAAGTAATGGACCGTCTTAATAAAAGAAATATAAAAACCTATAATACAGCTGAAGCTGGTACTGTAATTGCTACATTAGATGGAGAAAAAATTGATATTAATACTGTTGGAAAGAGACAAGTAAATGATCAAGGGAGTAATAAAAATGGAAGTAGTAATAAAGTAGTAAATGATAAGATTGAGATGTTAGATGTAGAAGCATCAATTAGCGATACTAAGCCAAAGCAAAATTCTAGTGTAGTTTTAACTGCTAAAGTAACTTCAGATGGTAAGCCAGTTGAGGGTGCTAAAGTAAAAATACTAAACCATTATAAATCCAAAACAACTCCATATGAGGGAGTGACTGATAAAAATGGGGTAGCAGAAATATCATATGAAATTAGTAGAGCAAGTATTGACTTTGAGGTAAAGGTAGATGTTACAGCTGTAAAGAATAATTTAGAAACTAAAACTCAAGTATCGTTTACACCACAGTAA
- a CDS encoding methyl-accepting chemotaxis protein, whose translation MVVEQSGTQKGDIMLNNANTIVDYQKKTLKVVLIIYSISGFMAMLAFSLMKYLGLYDSIQWGSLGIFGILITIETILFFILHKRTVVNENFNEKIFKQLKVLIFILTFVNYLYLIFMVPSKELWMSVFYFIILGALFLDIKLNIAFIVTGMLCQVIIFKLYPIALPGQEVFLQEMIMRIIVITLTSFGIFLFTFFASKLLSEIEKNEEDLRNNNKKTLHILEKTAHFANTLLDASDMVSSIAEEESSSMQEIAYTSQQVLHSNNEILDKSRENNNSLQNLLEGTEIVSSELKNTENSSLALMALSSENEKSLNEALKMMDNTKESIAFTFDVAKKLKDKAKKVDEILLIIGNIAEQTNLLALNASIEAARAGELGKGFAVVANEIRKLAENTKQSLDDVVGITDELKTNIVDIEDLMTNNNEQIINSDNAIDHTVENVKSMIDDLKSFTKSIVDINAIINKQLEETRNIVGFNERIYGITESAINEFNHLSQSFKQSAAMSQELSANAENLNGIALQMNELIK comes from the coding sequence ATGGTAGTAGAGCAAAGCGGCACTCAGAAAGGAGATATTATGTTAAATAATGCAAATACAATTGTCGATTATCAGAAAAAAACACTGAAGGTTGTATTAATTATTTATTCGATTAGTGGATTCATGGCTATGCTAGCTTTTTCTTTGATGAAATATCTTGGACTATATGATTCAATTCAATGGGGGTCTCTTGGTATATTTGGTATATTAATTACCATAGAAACTATTCTTTTTTTTATTCTGCATAAAAGAACAGTCGTTAATGAAAATTTTAACGAAAAAATCTTTAAGCAGTTAAAGGTATTGATATTTATATTAACTTTTGTGAATTATCTTTACTTGATATTTATGGTTCCGTCTAAGGAGCTTTGGATGAGTGTATTTTATTTTATTATATTAGGTGCTCTATTTTTAGATATTAAACTAAATATTGCCTTTATTGTTACTGGAATGCTATGTCAGGTTATAATATTTAAATTGTATCCAATTGCTTTACCGGGACAAGAAGTTTTTCTACAAGAGATGATTATGAGAATAATTGTGATTACTCTTACTTCATTTGGAATTTTCCTATTTACTTTTTTTGCTTCAAAACTACTAAGTGAAATTGAAAAGAATGAAGAAGATCTTAGAAATAATAATAAAAAAACACTACATATTCTTGAGAAAACCGCACATTTTGCCAATACTTTATTAGATGCAAGTGATATGGTATCATCTATTGCTGAAGAAGAAAGTAGTTCTATGCAAGAGATAGCGTATACTAGTCAACAGGTGTTACACTCAAATAATGAGATATTAGATAAATCTAGAGAAAATAATAACAGCCTTCAAAATTTATTAGAAGGAACCGAGATAGTTTCAAGTGAGTTGAAAAACACTGAAAATTCATCCTTGGCACTGATGGCCTTATCCAGTGAAAATGAAAAATCTTTAAATGAGGCACTAAAAATGATGGATAACACGAAAGAAAGCATCGCATTTACATTTGATGTGGCTAAAAAACTAAAAGACAAAGCTAAAAAAGTAGATGAAATTTTATTAATTATTGGTAATATTGCAGAGCAAACAAATCTGTTGGCATTAAATGCATCTATTGAAGCAGCAAGGGCCGGAGAATTAGGTAAAGGATTTGCAGTTGTTGCTAATGAAATTAGAAAACTAGCTGAAAATACGAAACAATCATTAGATGATGTTGTAGGGATTACAGATGAACTTAAGACCAACATTGTAGATATAGAGGATTTAATGACTAATAATAATGAACAAATCATCAATAGCGATAATGCTATTGATCACACAGTAGAGAATGTAAAGAGTATGATAGATGACTTAAAAAGCTTTACAAAGTCAATAGTTGATATTAATGCCATTATAAATAAACAGCTTGAAGAAACGAGAAATATTGTAGGATTTAATGAAAGAATATATGGTATAACAGAAAGTGCTATCAATGAATTCAATCACTTGAGTCAATCATTTAAACAAAGTGCTGCTATGAGCCAGGAACTATCAGCTAATGCTGAAAATTTAAATGGTATTGCATTACAAATGAATGAATTGATTAAATAA
- a CDS encoding ketoacyl-ACP synthase III: MRKNVHMVGVGTYHPTKEVSNEFIINHFKEYGNEDHVENLLNKLGRKTRKQTLGNENSIDMGVKAAEKALTDAGLNPEDIDMIISATDTPEYLMPTCALIIRNKLKAKNASSVFDMNNNCVGMVNAMDVASRYLKTDEKYKRVLVVGSVLVSPFGREDDMVTYSIVGDGAAAVILEVREEEEIRGILGSRMYTDDDYNNTIRFPACGLLNISKDNLTSYHRKMEWTPFDFSFLADKWSELIIKLLEEYNYQPRDVSHYFMSQFSKEDIRITLEKLGAEMGQATFVADKYGYNGSASPIIALNDRLKKEAFKKDEIIIFCSVAAGYTMEALLYKW; this comes from the coding sequence ATGCGCAAAAATGTACATATGGTTGGAGTAGGGACATATCATCCAACAAAAGAGGTAAGTAATGAATTTATTATTAACCATTTTAAAGAATATGGTAATGAAGATCATGTAGAAAACTTGCTTAACAAGTTAGGTAGAAAAACCAGAAAACAGACATTAGGAAATGAAAATAGTATCGATATGGGGGTTAAGGCTGCTGAAAAAGCTTTAACAGATGCAGGGCTTAATCCTGAGGATATTGACATGATCATATCAGCAACAGATACCCCTGAATATTTAATGCCTACATGTGCATTGATTATCAGAAATAAGTTAAAGGCTAAAAATGCATCTAGTGTGTTTGATATGAATAATAATTGTGTAGGCATGGTTAATGCAATGGATGTAGCAAGTCGATATTTAAAAACAGATGAAAAATATAAGAGAGTTCTAGTTGTTGGTTCTGTATTAGTTAGCCCTTTTGGACGGGAAGATGACATGGTGACATACTCTATCGTAGGAGATGGTGCTGCTGCAGTTATATTAGAAGTGAGGGAAGAGGAAGAAATAAGAGGTATACTAGGTTCTAGAATGTATACTGATGATGACTATAATAACACCATAAGATTTCCAGCTTGTGGTTTATTAAATATTTCGAAGGATAACTTGACTTCCTATCATAGGAAAATGGAATGGACGCCTTTTGATTTTAGCTTTCTTGCCGATAAATGGTCAGAACTAATAATCAAATTACTAGAAGAATATAATTACCAACCAAGAGATGTTTCTCATTATTTTATGTCACAATTTTCAAAGGAAGATATAAGAATTACCTTAGAAAAATTGGGAGCAGAAATGGGACAAGCTACTTTTGTTGCGGATAAATATGGTTATAATGGCAGTGCTAGTCCTATTATAGCATTAAATGATAGACTGAAAAAAGAAGCCTTTAAAAAAGATGAGATTATTATATTTTGCTCTGTTGCAGCAGGATATACTATGGAAGCTTTGCTCTATAAATGGTAG
- a CDS encoding MBL fold metallo-hydrolase encodes MDNSKSITYVSNAGVLININNKKILIDGLCSSKIRIYKSTPVEIREKIINGIPPFDNIDIMLITHQHSDHFDANLICSFLEKSPNTAVISTSKAISRIRYCMSNNRSINLVELDPLFHCSERININGVEIQAISMIHEGEDCVDVNNLAFIIEYGVKILHLGDAAPVKENFESLNLKQHKIDALIVNFPYVSIPRAREIIKNYTDTQKILVVHLPYKELDKFNWIRVAKKSYERNKDSFIQTIFMEEIGMTINL; translated from the coding sequence GTGGATAATTCAAAAAGTATAACTTATGTATCTAATGCAGGTGTTTTAATCAATATTAATAATAAAAAGATATTAATAGATGGTTTGTGTAGTTCTAAAATACGAATCTATAAGAGCACACCTGTAGAAATTAGAGAAAAAATAATAAATGGTATTCCTCCTTTTGATAATATAGATATTATGCTAATAACTCATCAACATAGTGATCATTTTGATGCTAACTTAATATGTAGTTTTTTAGAAAAAAGTCCTAATACAGCTGTTATATCGACAAGCAAAGCTATTTCTAGAATAAGATACTGCATGTCTAATAATAGGTCTATTAATTTAGTTGAGTTAGACCCTTTATTTCACTGTAGTGAGAGAATTAATATAAATGGGGTAGAAATTCAAGCAATATCAATGATTCATGAGGGGGAAGATTGTGTAGATGTAAATAATCTAGCTTTTATTATAGAATATGGTGTAAAAATATTACATCTAGGCGATGCTGCTCCAGTTAAAGAAAATTTTGAATCACTTAATCTTAAACAACATAAAATAGATGCGTTAATCGTAAATTTCCCTTATGTAAGTATTCCTAGAGCTAGGGAAATCATTAAGAATTATACTGATACACAAAAAATATTAGTAGTACATCTACCTTATAAGGAATTGGATAAGTTTAACTGGATAAGAGTTGCAAAAAAAAGTTATGAACGTAATAAGGATAGTTTTATTCAAACTATATTTATGGAAGAGATAGGAATGACTATCAATTTGTAA
- a CDS encoding YdbC family protein, with protein sequence MARDNFNYNWYILSESNKGWTKELNLISWNGREAKFDIREWDPEHIKMGKGVTLSREELKKLRDILNEIDL encoded by the coding sequence TTGGCTAGGGATAACTTTAATTATAATTGGTATATTTTATCTGAAAGTAATAAAGGCTGGACAAAGGAACTAAATCTTATTAGTTGGAACGGACGAGAAGCTAAATTCGATATTAGAGAATGGGACCCAGAACATATAAAAATGGGTAAGGGAGTTACACTTAGTAGAGAAGAATTAAAGAAATTAAGAGATATATTGAATGAGATAGATTTATAA
- a CDS encoding MgtC/SapB family protein encodes MISDWEVALRLILSAIAGGVVGLEREANNRPAGLRTHILVTLGSTLIMLISMYGFQGLGANNNGGEPARLAAQVVSGIGFLGAGTIMRTGGNIKGLTTAASIWVCGGIGLAIGNGYYLGGFATTIIVLFTLGSLGFIEEKVFKSQYKSLIVQCKERSGLIGDIGHILGKHNINIKDIKVNSEYDDEAYEEYVTEIRFMVKLPSKPISQSFFSEILNVHGVEDAIWEGDLSTACLS; translated from the coding sequence TTGATAAGTGATTGGGAAGTTGCTTTAAGATTGATATTATCAGCTATAGCAGGAGGTGTTGTTGGTCTAGAAAGAGAGGCTAACAATCGTCCTGCTGGACTTAGAACCCATATATTAGTTACATTAGGCTCTACCCTAATTATGTTAATATCTATGTATGGTTTTCAGGGACTAGGTGCCAATAATAATGGTGGAGAGCCTGCTAGATTAGCTGCTCAAGTAGTTAGTGGAATCGGGTTTTTAGGGGCAGGAACCATTATGAGAACAGGAGGCAATATTAAAGGGTTAACTACTGCTGCAAGTATTTGGGTTTGTGGAGGTATAGGATTAGCTATAGGCAATGGTTATTATTTAGGGGGATTTGCAACTACAATAATAGTTTTGTTTACCCTAGGAAGTTTGGGTTTTATAGAAGAGAAAGTATTTAAAAGCCAATATAAATCATTAATCGTTCAGTGTAAAGAAAGATCTGGATTAATAGGTGATATAGGGCATATACTAGGCAAACATAACATTAATATTAAAGATATTAAGGTTAATAGCGAATATGATGATGAAGCATACGAAGAGTATGTAACAGAAATTAGATTTATGGTGAAGTTACCATCTAAACCTATAAGTCAAAGTTTTTTTAGTGAAATTTTAAATGTACATGGAGTAGAAGATGCAATATGGGAAGGAGACTTATCAACGGCATGTCTATCCTAA
- a CDS encoding DUF1667 domain-containing protein — MEARDMVCIVCPLGCKLKVIKNEESQNGYTVEGNKCFRGMNYGITEMTNPTRVLTTTVIISGSSIRRLPVKTSGPIPKHLIEEAMKIINEIEVKTPIKVGQVIIKNILGTGVDVIASRSMFINSEEGYLKDHLA, encoded by the coding sequence ATGGAAGCTAGAGATATGGTTTGTATTGTTTGTCCATTAGGGTGTAAGTTAAAGGTTATAAAGAATGAAGAAAGTCAAAATGGCTACACAGTTGAAGGAAATAAATGCTTTAGAGGTATGAACTATGGTATTACAGAAATGACAAATCCAACAAGAGTACTTACAACAACTGTTATTATATCTGGTTCTTCTATAAGAAGACTTCCTGTTAAAACATCAGGGCCAATTCCTAAACATCTGATAGAGGAAGCAATGAAAATAATTAATGAAATAGAGGTTAAAACACCAATTAAAGTAGGTCAGGTAATTATTAAGAATATTCTAGGGACAGGAGTAGACGTAATAGCGTCTAGAAGTATGTTTATAAATTCAGAAGAAGGTTATTTAAAAGACCATTTAGCTTAA
- a CDS encoding NAD(P)/FAD-dependent oxidoreductase produces MVHYDIVVIGGGPAGLAAAIESRKNGVKNILVIERDRELGGILQQCIHNGFGLQIFKEELTGPEYAERFIKELINMGIEYKLDTMVLEVSDSKMITAVNPTDGMLHIQAKAIILAMGCRERTRGAIRIPGTRPAGVLTAGTAQRFVNIEGHMIGKKVVILGSGDIGLIMARRMTLEGAEVLAVTELMPYSGGLTRNIVQCLEDFDIPLYLSHTVINVEGHDRVEAVTIAQVDERLKPIKGTEKRFECDTLLLSVGLIPENELSKSAGIKLDNVTSGPIVNESMETSAEGIFACGNVVHVHDLVDWVTKESKRAGKNAAKYVKGQLENNCKNIKIKGINGVRYVVPHIVRPDNVEQTVELMMRVDNIYKNVKLVVKSNGEVIKEVKRKHVAPGEMENINLDFSKFNLGNSDEISIEIVKEGE; encoded by the coding sequence TTGGTACACTATGATATTGTAGTAATTGGTGGAGGTCCAGCAGGACTTGCGGCTGCTATAGAATCACGAAAAAACGGAGTGAAAAATATATTAGTAATAGAAAGAGATAGAGAATTAGGTGGAATACTGCAGCAATGTATTCACAATGGATTCGGACTTCAAATTTTTAAAGAGGAACTTACAGGGCCAGAGTATGCTGAAAGGTTTATTAAGGAGCTTATTAATATGGGTATTGAATATAAGCTAGATACAATGGTTCTTGAGGTTTCAGATAGCAAAATGATTACAGCTGTAAACCCAACTGATGGAATGCTTCATATACAAGCAAAGGCTATAATACTTGCAATGGGTTGCAGAGAAAGAACTAGAGGTGCTATTAGAATACCTGGAACTAGGCCAGCAGGAGTTTTAACAGCTGGAACAGCTCAAAGATTTGTTAATATTGAAGGACATATGATTGGAAAAAAAGTAGTTATTTTAGGTTCTGGAGATATTGGACTAATTATGGCAAGACGTATGACTCTTGAGGGGGCTGAGGTGCTAGCAGTTACAGAACTAATGCCATACTCAGGAGGATTAACAAGAAATATTGTTCAGTGTTTAGAGGATTTTGACATTCCACTTTACTTAAGTCACACAGTAATAAATGTTGAAGGACATGACAGAGTAGAAGCTGTAACTATCGCTCAGGTTGATGAAAGATTAAAACCAATAAAGGGAACAGAAAAAAGGTTCGAATGTGATACGCTGCTACTATCTGTAGGTCTAATTCCTGAAAACGAACTTTCAAAATCTGCAGGAATAAAGCTTGATAATGTAACATCAGGTCCAATCGTAAATGAATCTATGGAAACATCTGCTGAGGGAATTTTTGCCTGTGGTAATGTTGTTCATGTTCACGATTTAGTAGATTGGGTTACAAAGGAAAGTAAAAGAGCAGGTAAAAATGCTGCAAAATATGTTAAAGGACAATTAGAGAATAATTGCAAAAACATAAAAATCAAGGGAATAAATGGAGTACGATATGTTGTTCCTCATATAGTAAGACCAGATAATGTAGAACAAACAGTAGAGCTAATGATGCGTGTAGACAATATATATAAAAATGTAAAACTTGTTGTTAAAAGTAATGGTGAAGTAATAAAAGAAGTAAAAAGAAAACATGTGGCTCCTGGAGAGATGGAAAACATTAATTTAGACTTTAGCAAGTTTAATTTAGGTAATAGTGATGAAATTTCTATAGAAATTGTTAAGGAAGGAGAATAG
- a CDS encoding NAD(P)/FAD-dependent oxidoreductase produces the protein MYDITVIGAGITGTFIARELSKYQLKVLLIDKENDIANGTTKANSAIVHAGYDAKEGTLKAKLNVRGNELYDEICEELDVPFKRIGSLVLAFNDKDMETVHELYARGERNCVPQMEILDKESVLKLEKNLSEDIVGALHAKTAGIVGPWELAIALAENAVENGVELLLNSTVTDIQKIADGYSITAGDRKLESKIIINCAGLHSDDINNMLNTQSFEILPNRGEYNLFDKSVGNIVNSVVFRCPSEAGKGVLITPTVHGNLLLGPTSEYIDSKTSFETTLEGLNYINEHAHHTLKQISFQGVITSFTGIRAKTKNQDFIIEESEESLGFFNVAGIDSPGLTAAPAIAEYVVELIKGRLGDIELNQDFNPNRRPSIHFMDLSDDEKAKLIEKDPRFGRIICRCENITEGEIVDVINRKAGATTLDGVKRRARPGSGRCQGGFCAPRVMEILAREQDIDITEVVKDRLNSYILTGETK, from the coding sequence ATGTATGATATTACAGTCATTGGAGCAGGTATAACAGGGACTTTTATAGCTAGAGAGCTCTCAAAATATCAGTTAAAAGTGTTATTAATCGATAAGGAAAATGATATAGCCAATGGTACTACAAAAGCAAACAGTGCTATAGTTCATGCAGGATATGACGCTAAGGAAGGTACATTAAAAGCTAAATTAAATGTAAGAGGAAATGAACTTTATGATGAGATATGTGAGGAGCTAGATGTTCCTTTTAAAAGAATTGGATCTTTAGTTTTAGCCTTTAATGATAAAGACATGGAAACAGTACATGAATTATATGCAAGGGGAGAAAGAAATTGCGTTCCTCAGATGGAAATATTAGATAAAGAAAGCGTACTTAAACTTGAAAAGAATTTAAGTGAAGATATAGTAGGTGCGCTACATGCAAAAACAGCTGGAATAGTTGGACCTTGGGAATTGGCTATTGCACTAGCAGAAAATGCAGTAGAAAATGGTGTGGAACTACTGCTAAATAGTACAGTAACTGATATACAAAAAATAGCAGATGGTTATAGTATTACAGCTGGAGATAGAAAGCTAGAAAGTAAAATAATTATAAATTGTGCTGGACTTCATTCTGATGATATTAATAATATGCTAAATACTCAAAGTTTCGAGATATTACCTAATCGTGGTGAATATAACCTATTTGATAAGTCAGTAGGAAACATAGTTAATAGCGTAGTTTTTAGATGTCCTTCAGAGGCTGGTAAGGGAGTACTTATTACGCCTACAGTGCATGGAAACTTACTTCTTGGTCCAACATCAGAGTATATAGATAGTAAAACTAGCTTCGAGACGACACTTGAAGGACTGAATTATATTAACGAGCATGCTCACCATACATTAAAGCAAATAAGCTTTCAAGGTGTTATTACATCATTTACGGGCATTAGAGCAAAGACAAAGAATCAAGATTTTATTATTGAGGAATCAGAGGAATCTTTAGGATTTTTCAATGTAGCTGGAATTGATTCTCCAGGTCTTACAGCAGCTCCTGCCATTGCGGAATATGTTGTAGAGTTAATAAAAGGAAGATTAGGAGATATTGAATTAAATCAAGATTTTAATCCAAACAGAAGACCTAGCATTCACTTTATGGACCTATCTGATGATGAGAAAGCAAAGCTGATTGAAAAGGACCCTAGATTCGGAAGAATTATTTGTAGGTGTGAAAACATTACTGAAGGTGAAATTGTAGACGTTATCAATAGAAAAGCAGGAGCAACAACATTAGATGGAGTAAAGAGAAGAGCTAGACCAGGCTCTGGAAGATGTCAAGGCGGATTCTGTGCTCCGAGAGTAATGGAAATTTTAGCTAGAGAACAAGATATAGACATAACAGAAGTTGTAAAAGATCGCCTTAATTCTTATATACTAACAGGAGAAACAAAGTAG